The proteins below come from a single Chryseobacterium bernardetii genomic window:
- a CDS encoding SDH family Clp fold serine proteinase produces MPTWNEIVEEINNQPNPFDLIRRKYIKQLSDKTGRNVLTYYSGWLQKGHLSSHGFRFDITDSDKMGFMSTINGLDKTKGLDLVLHTPGGSIGATESIVNYLKSIFGNDIRAIIPQTAMSAGTMIACSCKEILMGKHSNLGPIDPQLGIGIPAHGIIEEFEKAKAEIIANPLTIPVWQTILSKYNPTLIGECEKAIKWSEDMVKNWLKDNMFNGEADSETKANAIIAELGSHALTLSHDRHLSPVILKGLGLKIIDLESEQDLQDKVLSVHHASIITLTQTPTYKIIENQEGKAYVQLVD; encoded by the coding sequence ATGCCCACTTGGAACGAAATAGTTGAAGAGATAAATAATCAACCTAATCCTTTTGATTTAATCAGAAGAAAATATATAAAGCAATTATCTGATAAAACAGGTAGAAACGTTTTAACATATTATTCTGGTTGGTTACAGAAAGGTCATTTATCATCACATGGATTTAGATTTGATATTACAGATTCTGATAAAATGGGCTTTATGTCCACGATTAATGGTTTAGATAAAACAAAAGGTCTAGACTTAGTTTTACATACTCCAGGAGGTTCAATTGGAGCAACAGAATCAATAGTTAATTATTTAAAATCAATTTTTGGAAACGACATACGAGCAATAATTCCCCAGACAGCAATGTCCGCTGGAACAATGATTGCTTGTTCGTGTAAAGAGATTTTAATGGGAAAACATTCTAATTTAGGACCTATTGATCCTCAACTTGGAATCGGTATACCTGCTCATGGTATTATTGAAGAATTTGAAAAAGCAAAAGCTGAAATTATAGCTAATCCATTAACAATACCTGTTTGGCAAACGATCCTTTCTAAATATAATCCGACATTAATAGGAGAATGTGAAAAAGCTATTAAATGGTCAGAAGATATGGTTAAAAATTGGCTTAAAGACAACATGTTTAATGGAGAGGCTGATAGTGAAACTAAAGCCAATGCTATAATAGCAGAATTAGGGAGTCATGCATTAACTTTATCTCACGATAGACATTTATCTCCTGTAATTCTTAAAGGACTTGGTTTAAAAATAATTGATTTAGAATCTGAACAAGATTTGCAGGATAAGGTTTTAAGTGTTCATCATGCTAGCATAATAACTCTAACTCAAACACCAACATATAAAATAATTGAAAATCAAGAGGGAAAAGCTTATGTTCAATTAGTTGACTAA
- a CDS encoding rhomboid family intramembrane serine protease: MDIFVLIIIAATCIFSYMGFNNTVLFEKYKFNVGAIANRKEYIRLISSAFLHADFMHLFFNMLSLYFFQGVVVHFFGQIGFLIIYFGSMILGNLFSLQIYQKQPWYSAIGASGAVSGIIFASIAMAPNEISVNFLPGWLFGTLYFGYSVYMMLNPKQWDNLGHAAHLGGAFFGLVYSIVLHPQLAMSNILYLGVMSLPLIYLGYQIFVRKRIR, encoded by the coding sequence ATGGATATATTTGTTTTGATTATTATTGCAGCTACTTGTATCTTTAGTTACATGGGCTTCAACAATACGGTTCTTTTTGAAAAATATAAATTCAATGTTGGAGCTATTGCCAACCGTAAAGAATATATAAGGCTGATAAGCTCTGCATTTTTACATGCAGATTTTATGCACCTGTTTTTCAATATGCTTTCCCTGTATTTTTTCCAGGGGGTTGTGGTTCATTTCTTTGGGCAGATAGGATTTTTGATCATCTATTTCGGATCAATGATCCTTGGAAACTTATTCAGCCTGCAGATTTATCAGAAACAACCTTGGTATTCAGCCATTGGAGCTTCAGGAGCTGTTTCAGGAATTATTTTTGCCTCCATAGCCATGGCACCGAATGAGATCAGTGTGAATTTTTTACCGGGATGGCTGTTCGGGACTTTGTATTTCGGATATTCCGTATACATGATGCTGAATCCTAAACAATGGGATAACCTGGGGCATGCTGCCCATCTTGGAGGAGCTTTTTTCGGATTGGTATACTCTATTGTTCTGCACCCACAACTGGCAATGAGCAATATTTTATACCTTGGGGTGATGTCACTGCCATTAATTTATCTGGGATATCAGATTTTTGTCAGGAAGCGAATAAGATAA
- a CDS encoding DNA gyrase/topoisomerase IV subunit A: MTTEEYSHEGESLKKVSGLYKDWFLDYASYVILDRAIPSVYDGLKPVQRRIMHSMRELEDGRYNKVANIVGNTMKYHPHGDASITDAMVQIGQKELLIDTQGNWGNIYTGDSAAAARYIEARLTPFALEVVFNPKTTEWTKSYDGRNNEPIDLPVKFPLLLAQGVEGIGVGLSTKILPHNFNELINASVAYLKGKKFEIYPDFLTAGYLDVSEYNDGHRGGKVRARAKITQTDKHTLVISELPYSKTTSDLIDSILKANEKGKIKIKKIEDNTSDKVEILIHIHNDVSPDKTIDALYAFTDCQVTISPNACVIVGDKPMFMSVSEILKMNTDHTVSLLKKELEIELHELQESWHFSSLERIFIENRIYHDIEEVKTWEDVLKTIDKGLKPHTKHLLRAVTEEDILKLTEIRIKRISRFDLDKFKENIASLEGKIEQVKHHLANLIAYAIEYYLNIQKKYGKDKQRKTELRIFDTIDATKVAVANEKFYANFEEGFIGTSLKKDQYLFDCSDIDDIITFRKDGSMKVVKVEAKTFIGKDILHVAVWKKNDKRTVYNMIYREGREGPYYMKRFSVTGVTRNTDYPLASDKKGSETLYFSANPNGEAETVTVLLKPNPRIRKNKMEINFSDLAIKGRDSKGNLVTKYAVKKVDLKEEGVSTLAPRKIWFDDTVRRLNADGRGTLLGSFKGDDRILTINTNGEVKLVSFDLGNRFDDEYLVLEKWKPEQPVTCIYYDGEKDIYFIKRFLLENTLNVQTFMPSEHPKSFIENVIVANDATAEIIFAKDKGKERDPEIINIDEFIAVKGIKAIGNQFTKFKVKAININIPEPVEEEPEVYEDPEPTGSMDEDGGTIGDLFQSDEETGT, encoded by the coding sequence ATGACGACAGAAGAATATTCGCATGAGGGTGAAAGCTTGAAGAAAGTTTCCGGTCTCTACAAAGACTGGTTTCTGGATTATGCTTCCTATGTAATTTTGGATAGGGCTATTCCTTCGGTATATGATGGGTTAAAACCCGTTCAGCGAAGAATTATGCACTCTATGCGGGAACTGGAGGACGGCCGTTACAATAAGGTGGCCAATATCGTGGGAAATACCATGAAATATCACCCTCACGGTGATGCTTCCATTACAGACGCGATGGTGCAGATCGGGCAGAAGGAACTCCTGATTGATACCCAGGGAAACTGGGGAAATATCTATACGGGAGATTCTGCAGCAGCAGCAAGGTATATTGAAGCCAGGCTGACCCCTTTTGCCCTGGAAGTAGTCTTTAATCCCAAAACAACGGAATGGACAAAATCCTATGATGGCAGAAACAATGAGCCTATTGACCTTCCGGTAAAATTCCCTTTGCTTCTTGCACAGGGAGTGGAAGGAATTGGGGTAGGGCTTTCAACCAAAATCCTTCCGCATAACTTCAACGAGCTTATTAACGCTTCTGTAGCTTATTTAAAAGGAAAGAAATTCGAAATTTATCCTGACTTTTTAACGGCTGGTTATCTGGATGTATCAGAATACAATGACGGTCACAGAGGCGGAAAGGTAAGAGCCAGAGCCAAAATCACCCAGACGGACAAACATACGCTGGTGATCTCTGAACTTCCGTATTCCAAAACAACAAGTGATCTTATTGATTCTATCCTGAAAGCCAATGAGAAGGGAAAGATCAAGATTAAGAAAATTGAAGATAATACTTCAGATAAAGTTGAAATCCTGATCCATATTCATAACGATGTATCTCCGGACAAAACAATTGATGCTCTGTATGCCTTTACAGACTGCCAGGTAACAATTTCTCCGAATGCCTGTGTGATTGTGGGGGATAAGCCCATGTTTATGTCTGTTTCTGAGATTCTGAAAATGAACACGGATCATACCGTATCATTGTTGAAAAAAGAGCTTGAAATAGAACTCCACGAGCTTCAGGAAAGCTGGCATTTCTCCTCATTGGAAAGAATCTTCATAGAAAACAGGATCTATCACGATATTGAAGAAGTGAAGACCTGGGAAGATGTTCTGAAAACCATTGATAAAGGATTAAAACCTCATACAAAACATCTTCTGAGAGCCGTAACAGAAGAAGATATCTTAAAATTAACAGAGATCAGGATCAAGAGAATCTCAAGGTTCGATTTAGATAAATTTAAAGAAAATATCGCCTCCCTGGAAGGAAAAATAGAACAGGTAAAGCACCATCTTGCCAACCTGATCGCCTATGCTATTGAGTACTATCTGAATATCCAGAAGAAATACGGAAAAGATAAGCAGAGAAAAACAGAACTTAGGATCTTTGATACCATTGATGCAACCAAAGTAGCCGTTGCCAATGAAAAATTCTATGCTAATTTTGAAGAAGGTTTCATCGGGACTTCTTTGAAAAAAGATCAGTATCTGTTTGACTGTTCGGATATTGATGATATTATTACTTTCAGAAAAGACGGAAGCATGAAGGTAGTAAAAGTGGAAGCCAAAACATTTATCGGTAAAGATATCCTGCACGTTGCCGTATGGAAGAAAAACGATAAGAGAACAGTATACAACATGATCTACCGCGAAGGCAGGGAAGGACCTTATTATATGAAGCGTTTCTCTGTAACCGGTGTTACAAGGAATACAGATTATCCGCTGGCTTCAGATAAAAAAGGTTCGGAGACCTTATATTTTTCAGCCAATCCGAATGGAGAAGCGGAAACGGTTACGGTGCTTTTAAAACCCAACCCGAGAATCAGAAAAAATAAGATGGAAATCAATTTCTCTGATCTTGCCATCAAAGGCCGTGATTCCAAAGGAAATCTCGTAACCAAATATGCCGTAAAGAAAGTAGATCTTAAAGAAGAAGGTGTTTCTACACTGGCTCCACGAAAGATCTGGTTTGATGATACAGTAAGAAGGCTGAATGCTGATGGCAGAGGTACTTTACTGGGCAGTTTCAAAGGGGATGACAGGATATTAACGATCAATACTAATGGCGAAGTAAAACTCGTTTCATTTGATCTTGGAAACCGTTTTGATGATGAGTATCTGGTATTGGAAAAATGGAAGCCTGAGCAGCCGGTTACATGCATTTACTATGATGGCGAAAAAGATATTTATTTCATCAAGAGATTCCTGTTGGAAAATACATTGAACGTACAGACCTTCATGCCATCTGAGCATCCGAAGTCTTTCATAGAGAATGTAATTGTAGCGAATGATGCCACAGCAGAAATTATTTTTGCAAAGGATAAAGGGAAAGAACGCGATCCGGAGATCATTAATATTGATGAGTTTATTGCTGTAAAAGGAATAAAAGCAATAGGAAACCAGTTTACGAAATTTAAAGTAAAAGCCATTAATATCAATATTCCTGAACCTGTAGAAGAGGAACCTGAAGTATATGAAGATCCGGAGCCTACAGGTAGCATGGATGAAGATGGCGGAACCATCGGAGACCTGTTTCAGTCAGATGAGGAAACAGGAACATAA